The Streptomyces sp. 135 sequence CACGGTCTCCGGGGGGAGGCCGCCGGCTCCAGGCGTCCCGGCTGCGGCGGTGGCCGCGTCCGCGAGGCGGTCCGCCAGTGACTCCTGGGTCAGCAGGAGGCGGGCCCCGCTGTCCGCGAGCATGCCGCGCACCCGCTCGTCCGGGTGGGACGGGTCGATGGGCAGGTAGGCCGCGCCCGCCTTGGCGACGGCCAGGACGGCTGTCACCACGGCGGGGCCGCGTTCCAGGCACAGGGCCACGAGGTCGCCGCGCCGGGCGCCCCGGTCGATCAGGAGGTGCGCCAGGCGGTTGGCCTCGGCGTCCAGTTCGGCGTACGTGGTCCGTACGAGCCGGCCGGGGGCGCCGGGCTCCGCGTGGATCAGCGCGACCGCGTCCGGTGCGGCGGCGACCTGCCGGGCCACCAGGTCGGTGACCGTGGTCCGGGGGGTGCCGAGGTGGTGGGTGCCGAGGGCCAGGAGTTCCGTTTGCTCCTCGGGGTCGAGGATGTCCAGGCGGGACAGCGGCCGGTCGGGCTCGGCGAGCGCGGCGGCCAGCAGCCGCAGGTAGGCGTCGGTGATACGGCGGGCCGTGGTGGGCTCGAAGAGGTCGGAGCTGTACTCGACGGTGAGCGTGAGGCCCCGGCCGTGCTCGCGGCCCGGCTCGCCCTCCTCGGTGAACTGGAGGAAGAGGTCCCACTTGGCCGTGGCGCCGGGCATCGGCTCCTGCCGTACCAGGAGCGCGGCGTCCGCGTCCGTGCGGGCTGTGTGGGCCGTGGCCGCCGCGCTCGGCGCGTTCGGTGCGTCCGGCGCCTCCTGATGGCCGAGCATCACCTGGAACAAGGGGTGCCGGGACATGGACCGCTCGGGATTGACCGCCTCCACGAGCTTCTCGAAGGGCACGTCCTGGTGCCGGTAGGCCGCCAGGTCGTACTCCTTGACCCGGTCCACCAGTGCCCGCAGGCCCGGGTCGCCAGAGGTGTCGGTGCGCAGCACCAGCGTGTTCACGAACATGCCGACGACGTCGTCGAGGCGCTCGTCCGTGCGGCCCGCCACGGGGCTGCCGAGCGGGATGTCGGTGCCCGCGCCGAGCCGGGTGAGCAGCGCCGCGAGCGAGGCCTGGAGCACCATGAACACGCTCACACCCCACCGCGCCGCCAGCTCGCGCAGGTCACGGGCGAGCGCGTCGGGGACGGCCGTCCGCACGGTACCGCCGCGGTGGCTGGTCCGTGCTCCGCGCGGGAAGTCGAAGGGCAGCGCCAGCTCCTCCGGCAGGCCTTCCAGCGCCTTGGTCCAGTAGGCGAGTTGGCGGGCGAGCTCGCTGTCCGCGTCGCTCTCGTCGCCGAGCACCCGCCGTTGCCACAGGGCGTAGTCGGCGTACTGCACGGGTAGCGGCGGCAGTGCGGGCGCGCGGCCGGCGCGGCGCGCCTCGTAGGACTCGGTCAGATCGCGGGTGAGCGGCGCGAGGGACCACCGGTCGCCCGCGATGTGGTGCAGGACCAGGAGCAGGACGTGCTCGTCGGGGCCGAGCGCGAAGAGGCGGGCCCGCACCGGGATCTCCGTCGCCAGGTCGAAGCCGCGGGCGGCCTCGGCGGCGAGCAGGGAGGGCAGGACCGGCTCGGTCGTGACGCTCACCGGCAGGGGTACGGGGGCGTCGCCCGGCTCGAGCACGCGCTGCTCGGCCGGGCCGACGCCGCCCGGGGAATCGGCGCCAGGGCCGGGGGAGGACCCGGCGCCGATGGTCTTGGGGCCGTGCGGGGCGGCGGTCCCGGGCAGCGGCGGGAAGACGGTGCGCAGCGCCTCGTGGCGCGCGACGACATCGTGCAGTGCCGCCTCCAGGGCCACCACGTCCAGGTCTCCGGAGAGCCGCACCGCCAGGGGGATGTTGTAGAGCCCGCCGGGCGCGCCGAGGTGTTCGATGAACCAGAGGCGTTGCTGCGCGTACGACAGCGGCAGCCGTTCCGGGCGCGGGCCCGCGACGAGCGGGGCCCTGCTCCGCTCCGCGCCGGGCAGCCGGGTGGCGAGCCGTGCCACGGACGGGGCCTCGAACAGGTCCCGCACCTGGAGTTCGACGGCCAGCTCGGCGCGGACCCGGTTGACGATGCGCGTCGCGAGCAGCGAGTGGCCACCGAGGGCGAAGAAGTCGTCGTCCACGCCCACCCGTTCGAGCCCGAGGACCTCGGCGAAGACGCCGCAGAGCACCTCTTCCTCGCGGGTGCGCGGGGCGCGCGCCGACGTGGCGTACTCGGGCGCGGGCAGGGCGCGGCGGTCGAGCTTGCCGTTGGCGGTCAGGGGCAGGGCGGCCAGCGGGACGAACGCCGCCGGGACCATGTAGTCGGGCAGCCGCTCACCGGCGAACCGCCTCAGCTCCGCGGCGAGGGCAGCGCCGTCCGTCCCGTCGTCGTCCACCACCACGTACGCGACGAGGCGCTGGTCGCCCGGCCGGTCCTCACGGGCCAGCACGGCGGCCTCGGCGACCCGCGGGTGCCCGCCGACGACCGTCGCGATCTCGCCCAACTCGATGCGGAAACCGCGCAGTTGCACCTGCTCGTCGGCGCGTCCGAGGTAGTCGAGGGTGCCGTCCGGCCGCCACTGCCCCAGGTCGCCGGTGCGGTACATGCGGGCGCCCGCGGGGCCGAACGGGCAGGCCACGAAGCGGGCGGCCGTCAGGTCGGGGCGTCCCAGGTAGCCGCGTGCCAGGCCGGGGCCCGCGACGTACAGCTCACCGGGCACGCCCGCGGGTACGGGTTGCAGCGCGCTGTCGAGGACGTACACCCGCAGGTCGGGGATGCCGCGCCCGATCACACTGGCGCCGCCCCCGGCCGCCGTCGCCGCGTCGAGAGCGTGGTGGGAGACGTGCACGGTGGTCTCGGTGATCCCGTACATGTTGACCAGGAGCGGCGCGCCGGTGCCGTGGTCGCCGTGGCGCGCGTACCAGTCGTCGAGCCTGCCCACGTCGAGCGCCTCGCCGCCGAACACCACGTGCCGCAGGGCGAGTTCGCGCGGCGGACGGGCTTCGGCATCGGCGCGCATGAGCTGGTGGAAGGCGGAGGGCGTCTGGTTGAGGACGGTGACCCGTTCCTCGGCGAGCAGGTCGAGGAAGGCGTCCGGCGCGCGCGACACGTCGTACGGCACGACGACCAGGCGCCCGCCGCGCAGGAGCGCGCCCCACAGCTCCCACACCGTGAAGTCGAAGGCGATGGAGTGGAAGAGCGTCCAGACGTCGTCGGAGCCGAAGCCGAAGAGCGGGTCGGTGGAGTCGAGGAGCCGCACCACGTTCTGGTGCGGCACCACCACGCCCTTGGGGCGGCCCGTGGACCCGGAGGTGTAGATGACGTACGCGGGGTGCTCGGGACCGACGGCGGAGCCCGGGTCGGTGTCCGGGCCCGCGGCTAGCTCGGCCCGCGTCCGTTCGTCACCGAGGTCGACGCGCTCCACGGCGAGCCCGTGCGGCGGCTCGGGGAACTGTCCGTCAGCGGTCAGCAGGAGCGCCGGGCGCGCGTCGCGCAGCGTGTAGGCGATGCGGTCGGCGGGGTGGCCGGGTTCGAGCGGCAGATAGGCGGCGCCCGCCTTGAGGACGGCGAGCACCGCGACGATCAGGTCGGCGCCGCGCGGCAGCGCGAGCGCCACGAACGTCTCGGGCCCCGCACCCCGCCGGATGAGGAGGTGGGCGAGCCGGTTGGCGCGCGCGTCGAGGTCGCGGTAGGTCAGGGAGGTGCCGGGCCCCTCGGACGCGGGCACCGTCACCGCGACGGCGTCGGGTGTCCGCGCGGCCTGCGCGGCGAAGAGCGCGGGGATGGTCGTACGGCGAGAGGGCGTCCCGGAGGTGTCCGGGCCGCCGCCGCTCCACTCGGTGAGGATGCGGTGCCGTTCGGCGGGTTCCAGGGTGCCGAGGTGTGCGAGAAGGGTGTCCGGGTCGTCGGCGACCTCACCCAGGACGCGGGCGAGGCGGTCGAGGAGCCGCCGGGCGTCCTGCGGCTTTGTCGGCGAGGCCTTGTGGGCGAGGTGCAGTTCCAGGCGTTCGCCGGGGAACACGGTGAGGCTCAGCGGGTAGTGCGTGGCCGAGCGCACCTGCGCCGCGCTCACCGCGCCCGCCGACTCCCGGCGCAGGCTCTCCTCGTCCAGCGGGTAGTTCTGGAAGGCCAGCACGGTGTCGAAGAGTTCGCCCTGGACGGCGGAGGCGGCCTGTACCTCGGCGAGCGGCAGGTGCTCGTGCGGCATCATCGCGATCTGCTGCCGGGCCAGTTCCCGGAACAGGTCGCTCGCCCGCAGGCCGGGGCGGAGACGGGCGCGCACGGGCAGTGTGTTGGCGAAGAGCCCGATCATCGACTCGACGCCCGGTACCTCGGCGGGGCGGCCTGAGGTGACGGCGCCGAAGACGACGTCCTGGCGTCCGGTGAGCCGTCCGAGGAGCAGCGCCCAGCAGCCCTGGACGACGGAGTTGAGGGTGAGCCCCTGGCCGCGGGCCCAGCCGGCGAGCGCCGCCGTCCGCTCGCGGGACAGGGCGTGCCGCACGGTGACGGGCAGCTCCGGCGAGGGTTCCGCGTGGGGCAGGGCGCGCACGGGGCCGTCGAGACCGTCGAGCAGCTCGGCCCACGCCGCCCGCGCCGCGTCCCGGTCCCGGCTCTGCAGCCAGGCCAGGTAGGAGCGGTAGGGCAGGGGCGCGGGCAGCTCCGCGCTGCCGTGCCCCTGGCCGAGCAGCAGCAGTTCGCGTACGGCGAGCGGGAAGGACCAGCCGTCCATGAGGATGTGGTGCACGGACCACAGCAGCCGGTGGTGCCGCTCGCCGAGCCGGATCAGCGTGAACCTCATCAGGGGCGGCCGTGCCGGGTCGAACGGGCGCAGCCGGTCCTCGTGCTCGATCCGCCGCGCCTGCGCCGCGCGCTCGGCTTCGGGGAGCCGGGTCAGGTCCCGGACCTCCCAGTCCGGTTCCATCCCTTCTTCCTTGAGGACGACCTGGACGGGTTCACCGTTCTTGCGGTTGCGGAAGCAGGCCCGCAGGTTCGGGTGGCGGCGCAGCAGGGCGGCCGCGGCGGCGCGCAGGCGATCGCCGGTCTCCTCGGCGTCCCCATCGACGTCCGCTTCGATGTCCGCGACGAACTGGAGCGTGTAGAGGGCGGCTTCCGCCCGGTCGTACGCGGACAGGAAGAGCAGCCCCTGCTGGAGCGGCGAGAGCGGCAGCACTTCACTGATCTTCGACCCGGTCTTGGGCGCGGTCACGACAAATCCTCACTCAGCTCGAGTTCGAGGTCGGCGAGTTCCTCGTCGGAGAGGGCGATCAGGCTGCTCTCCGGGTCCACGGCGGGCACGGGCGGCTCGTCCCGCTCCCGCTCGGCGGCGGTGTGGGCGAGGGCGGCGACGGTCTTGTGGGTGAAGATGTCGCGGGTGGTGAGGGGGAGTCCGGCCTTGCGGGCGCGGCTGACGACCTGGATGGAGCGGATGCTGTCGCCGCCGAGGGCGAAGAAGTCCTCGTCGATGCCGACGGCTGACTGGCCGAGGACCTCGCCGAAGATGCCGCACAGGACCCTCTCCGGCTCGTCGCGCGGCCCGCGCCGCTCCGCCTCGTCCATGTGTGCGGGCTTGGGCAGGGCCTTGCGGTCGAGCTTGCCGTTGGGGGTGAGCGGCATGGCGTCAAGGACCAGCCAGGAGGCGGGGATCATGTACGCGGGCAGCAGCCCGGACAGGTGCTGCTGGACGCGTTCGGGGTCGGGGGCCGTTCCCACGCCGGAGAGGTAGCCGACGAGCCGCGGGTTGCCGGAGGCGTCGGGCACTACGGCGACGGCGGCGTCCGCGACGCCGTCGAGCCCTCGGACGACGGCCTCGATCTCGCCCAGTTCCACGCGGCGTCCGCGGATTTTGACTTGGTGGTCGCGGCGTTCGATGAATTCGAGTTGTTCGTCGGGGCGTTGGATGACGCGGTCGCCGGTGCGGTACATGCGGGTGCCGGGTCCGGCGAAGGGGTCGGCCATGAAGGTGGTGGCGGTGCGGGCGGGGTCGTGGAGGTAGCCGCGGCCGACGCCGGCTCCTCCGACGTAGAGCTCGCCGGGGGTTCCGGTGGGGACGGGCTGGAGTTCGTCGCTGAGGACGTACAGGCGGGTGTTGCGGACCGGGGCGCCGATGGGGACGCGTCCGTTGAGGGTGTCGGTTGCCGTGATGACGGCGTGGGTGACGTCGTCGGAGCACTCGGTGGGTCCGTAGGCGTTCATGAGGGGGATGTGCGGGTAGCGGGTGTGCCACCGTGCGCACAGGTCGGCGGGGAGGGCCTCGCCGGTGACCATGAGCCAGCGCAGGTCGGGGAGTTGGGGGGCGTCGTCTTGTATGTCCCAGGCGTCCAGGGCGGCTCGCAGGAGTGAGGGCACTACTTCGAGGACGGTGATCTGTTCGGTGTGGGCCATGGTGAACAGGGCGGCGGGGTCGGCGGCCATCTCGGTGCCGGAGACCCGTACCTGGCCGCCTACGAGGAGGGGTGCCAGCATCTGCCATACGGACACGTCGAAGGTCAGGGGCGCGTTCTGCACCACGGTCTCGCCTGCTGCCAGGTCCAGGTCGCCGACCTTGGCCCACAGGTGGTTGACCATGCCCGAGCGCTGCACCATCGCACCCTTGGGACGGCCCGTCGAACCCGATGTGAACATCACATACGCCAGATCCAGACCGTCACCCACGGCCGGCGGCACCGCCCGCGCGGTCAGACCGTCCTCCAGAGCGATGACGGTGACGGGAGCGGCCGCGTCCTGTACGGCGGTCAGCTCGCGGGCGCTTACCTCGTACCCGGCACCGACGAGCAGGAAGCGGGCCCCGCTGTCCGCCAGCAGAGCGGCGTTGCGGGCCACCGGAGCCGCCGGGTCCAGCGGCAGGTAGGCACCGCCCGCACCCAGGACACCCAGCACACCCGCCACGAACGGCACACCCGGATCGGCCAGCATCGCCACCACCGAACCCGTGGCCACACCGCGCCCGGTGAGTGACTGGGACAGGCCGCCGGCCGACTCCACCAGCTCCCGGTAGGTGACGGATCCTGCGTTGTCCGTGACGGCGGTCCCGTCGGGGATCCGGTCGGCGACGGAGCGTACGCGCTCGACGACGCCGAGGCTCTCCTCGGTGATCGACGGGTCCCAGGTGCCCAGCAGGCCGCCGAGCTCACCGGGCGCACCGGCTCTGCCGAGGATCGCGGGAGCCGTCACGTCGATCCGGGCGATGGGCAGCTCGGGGTGTTCGGCCACCGTGCGCAGCAGGTGCTCGAACATCACGGCGATCCGCTCGACGTCCGCACGCGTGAACAGGTCCGGCGCGTAGTCCAGGCGCAGGTTCAGGGTGTCGCCGGGGAAGACGGCCATGCTCAGCGGGTGGTGACGTGCGTCCCTGGCCTCGGCGCTCACCACGCGCGGGCCCCCGTCGGAGGTACCGGTGTCCAGACCACCCGCGTCCAGCGGGAAGTTCTCGAAGAGCACCACCGTGTCGAAGACCTCGCCGGAGAGCCCGGCGGCCTTGTGGATCTCGACGAGGCCGAGGTGCTCGTGCGGGAGCAGCGCCGTCTGCTGGTCCTGGAGGGCGCGCAGCAGCTCCGTCAGGGTGGCCCCGGGGTGCAGGCGGGTGCGGACCGGGACCGTGGTGAGGAACATGCCGATCATCGACTCGACGTCCGGCACCTCGGCGGGGCGGCCTGAGGTGACGGCGCCGAAGACGACGTCCTGGCGTCCGGTGAGCCGTCCGAGGAGCAGTGCCCAGCAGCCCTGGACGACGGAGTTGAGGGTGAGCCCCTGGCCGCGGGCCCAGCCGGCGAGCGCCGCCGTCAGCTCCGGGGACACCTCGGCCCGTACGGAGTCGGGCAGCACCGGCGCGCGGTCGGGGTCGGCCGGGACGAGCAGCGTGGGCTCGGTCACGTCGCCGAGCACCGCGCTCCAGGCCCGCCGGGCCTCGTCGCGGTCCTGCGCCGTGAGCCAGGCCAGGTAGGAGCGGTACGGGGCGGGGTCCGGCAGTGCAGTGACGTCCGCGCCGGGCGCGCAGAGCGCGAACAGCTCCTTCACGAGGAGCGGCATCGACCAGCCGTCGACCAGGATGTGGTGGCTGGTCCAGATGAAGCGGTGCCGTCCCTCGCCGTGGGTGACGAGCGTGAAGCGCAGCAGCGGCGGGGCCGCCAGGTCGAAGCGCCGGGTGCGCTCGGATTCGGTGATCCGGTCGAGCTCGGCGGCGCGCTCGGCCTCGGGGAGGTGGCGCAGGTCGGCCTCGCGCCAGGGCAGCTCGGCGCTCTGCGGGACGATCTGCACCGGAGTGCCGCCGGGGCGGGCCCGGAAGCCGGCGCGCAGGTTCGGGTGCCGGTCGAGGAGGGCCTGCCCGGCGGCGCGCAGCACGGCGGGGTCGAGGCCGCCCGCCACCTCGGCGACGATCTGCAGGGTGTAGACGTCCACGGCCTCCTGGCCGTCCTGCCCGGCCCGGCCGACCTGGCCGTCCTGGCCGTTCCTGCCGTCCTCGGCGCCGGCGGCGTCGTACTCCGCGTGGAACAGCATGCCCTGTTGCAGGGGCGTGAGCGGCAGGATGTCGGCCAGCGCCGTGCCGGAGCGCGCGAGGTCGGCCTCGTACTCCTCGATCTCCTCCTGGGCCACCTCCACCAGCGGCAGGTCGGAGGGGGTGCGGCCACCCGCGTCCGGGTGGGCGGCGTGCCGGGACAGCAGCTCCAGGGCACGGAACCAGGTCTGCGCGATGTCGTGCGCGTCCTCGTCCGCCACGGCCTGTCCGGCCCAGGCCCAGTTCGCGATCAGGTGCGGGCCGTCGTGGCGGTCCTCGGTCGCGGGCGTGACGTCGATGAGGTGCGGCAGCGGCATGCCGGGGTGCGCCCCGGTGCCGACGACGCCGTCACCGCCGGCGGGCTCCCACAGCCCGGCCTCGCGGGCGTCGAAGCGGCCCATGTAGTTGAAGCCGATCTGCGGCCGGTGGTAACCGGACAGGGTGCGGGCGGCGTGGGGGTTGAGGTAGCGCAGCAGGCCGTGGCCGACGCCTCGGTCGGGCAGGGCGCGCAGTT is a genomic window containing:
- a CDS encoding non-ribosomal peptide synthetase, which encodes MTAPKTGSKISEVLPLSPLQQGLLFLSAYDRAEAALYTLQFVADIEADVDGDAEETGDRLRAAAAALLRRHPNLRACFRNRKNGEPVQVVLKEEGMEPDWEVRDLTRLPEAERAAQARRIEHEDRLRPFDPARPPLMRFTLIRLGERHHRLLWSVHHILMDGWSFPLAVRELLLLGQGHGSAELPAPLPYRSYLAWLQSRDRDAARAAWAELLDGLDGPVRALPHAEPSPELPVTVRHALSRERTAALAGWARGQGLTLNSVVQGCWALLLGRLTGRQDVVFGAVTSGRPAEVPGVESMIGLFANTLPVRARLRPGLRASDLFRELARQQIAMMPHEHLPLAEVQAASAVQGELFDTVLAFQNYPLDEESLRRESAGAVSAAQVRSATHYPLSLTVFPGERLELHLAHKASPTKPQDARRLLDRLARVLGEVADDPDTLLAHLGTLEPAERHRILTEWSGGGPDTSGTPSRRTTIPALFAAQAARTPDAVAVTVPASEGPGTSLTYRDLDARANRLAHLLIRRGAGPETFVALALPRGADLIVAVLAVLKAGAAYLPLEPGHPADRIAYTLRDARPALLLTADGQFPEPPHGLAVERVDLGDERTRAELAAGPDTDPGSAVGPEHPAYVIYTSGSTGRPKGVVVPHQNVVRLLDSTDPLFGFGSDDVWTLFHSIAFDFTVWELWGALLRGGRLVVVPYDVSRAPDAFLDLLAEERVTVLNQTPSAFHQLMRADAEARPPRELALRHVVFGGEALDVGRLDDWYARHGDHGTGAPLLVNMYGITETTVHVSHHALDAATAAGGGASVIGRGIPDLRVYVLDSALQPVPAGVPGELYVAGPGLARGYLGRPDLTAARFVACPFGPAGARMYRTGDLGQWRPDGTLDYLGRADEQVQLRGFRIELGEIATVVGGHPRVAEAAVLAREDRPGDQRLVAYVVVDDDGTDGAALAAELRRFAGERLPDYMVPAAFVPLAALPLTANGKLDRRALPAPEYATSARAPRTREEEVLCGVFAEVLGLERVGVDDDFFALGGHSLLATRIVNRVRAELAVELQVRDLFEAPSVARLATRLPGAERSRAPLVAGPRPERLPLSYAQQRLWFIEHLGAPGGLYNIPLAVRLSGDLDVVALEAALHDVVARHEALRTVFPPLPGTAAPHGPKTIGAGSSPGPGADSPGGVGPAEQRVLEPGDAPVPLPVSVTTEPVLPSLLAAEAARGFDLATEIPVRARLFALGPDEHVLLLVLHHIAGDRWSLAPLTRDLTESYEARRAGRAPALPPLPVQYADYALWQRRVLGDESDADSELARQLAYWTKALEGLPEELALPFDFPRGARTSHRGGTVRTAVPDALARDLRELAARWGVSVFMVLQASLAALLTRLGAGTDIPLGSPVAGRTDERLDDVVGMFVNTLVLRTDTSGDPGLRALVDRVKEYDLAAYRHQDVPFEKLVEAVNPERSMSRHPLFQVMLGHQEAPDAPNAPSAAATAHTARTDADAALLVRQEPMPGATAKWDLFLQFTEEGEPGREHGRGLTLTVEYSSDLFEPTTARRITDAYLRLLAAALAEPDRPLSRLDILDPEEQTELLALGTHHLGTPRTTVTDLVARQVAAAPDAVALIHAEPGAPGRLVRTTYAELDAEANRLAHLLIDRGARRGDLVALCLERGPAVVTAVLAVAKAGAAYLPIDPSHPDERVRGMLADSGARLLLTQESLADRLADAATAAAGTPGAGGLPPETVVLDAPATRDVLAGLPGTPAPAVRPDPDDLLYVIYTSGSTGRPKGVAVSHRAAARLVCGLPQLRITRDDTFLYFAPVAFDASTFELWGPLTHGARLAVCPPGPADPETLQAFLGRAGVTIAFLTTQFVNTLADTRPRALAPLRALLTGGEALSKEHIERLRAALPDTDVHNVYGPTETTTFATIQDTALATDGGSVPIGLPIGDTRAYVLDEALRTVPRGVVGELYLAGEGLARGYLDRPGLTAERFVACPYGAPGARMYRTGDLVRWDGQGRIDYVARADQQVKIRGFRIELGEIEQLLAAHPAVARAAVLAPAGRDGRRHLVAYVVPAPDHGHPEAAELQQYLALRLPGYMVPGSWVALSELPLTSNGKLDVTSLPAAPARPATATGEHPPRGPRTERERLLCLAVQDVLDIGPIGPDDAFFALGGDSLKAIRLVNSAARAGLRISLAAVFEHRTVAALAASADTTGGELDLLGPVLPIRATGSRPPLFCVHGGLGFGIPFTALAGHLDPEQPVHALQARGIAEAEPLPKDLRDVADDYLDRITSIQPTGPYHLLGWSYGGVVAHEMAVRLRERGEEVAYLANLDAYPDDARGLRPTDEEFLADFLAEAGAEAAGPGRLTPEGVAAHLARGGGPLAGLGQDTLERLLRVMRNNLELFQRFTPGRFDGCPMTLFVAAGGDSGDHRGPTAEERALKVRSWGPHLGRDIDAYDVDCGHQQMLRPAPAAAIGRTVERHLAALAAVRSAAPPT